The Dunckerocampus dactyliophorus isolate RoL2022-P2 chromosome 1, RoL_Ddac_1.1, whole genome shotgun sequence genome has a segment encoding these proteins:
- the dhh gene encoding desert hedgehog protein, with translation MKQPGWARSSHLSLLALWTCLCLAEGCGPGPGYGVRSRPRKLTAMHYKQFFPNFSENNLGASGRAEGKITRNSERFNELVCNYNPDIVFKDEENTNADRFMTKRCKECLNRLAIAVMNQWPGVHLRVTEAWDEDGHHPPGSLHYEGRAVDITTDDRETDKYGLLAQLAVEAGFDWVHYESKYHIHCSVKADHSVAVEKGGCFPGWARVTVAGGRQKTLSSLTPGDKVMAVSTTGQIVFSPFLLFLHRDQEARSTVLSLKTEDSHRLAVTPHHLVFLDPDCTRDSSKYRAWFASRARTQDCVLIHRADGRLHHSRIISVSVQETMGVYAPLTEDGTLFVDGVLVSSYAVVEDHALSHWAFGPLRLLSSLERLLWGETTLVSCTNTTSLHCGTLVKEDTAVFYVTNSSIGHQDVDERLSHQTSKVHWYARLLYTMGSIILHPNTFHP, from the exons ATGAAGCAGCCCGGCTGGGCCCGGAGCTCTCACCTCAGCCTGCTTGCCCTGTGGACCTGCCTGTGTCTGGCGGAGGGATGCGGACCGGGGCCTGGGTACGGCGTCCGGTCCAGGCCCAGGAAACTGACAGCCATGCACTATAAGCAATTTTTCCCCAACTTCTCAGAGAACAACCTGGGGGCCAGTGGGAGGGCAGAGGGCAAGATCACGCGCAACTCTGAGCGCTTCAATGAACTGGTGTGCAACTACAACCCAGATATTGTGTTCAAAGATGAAGAGAACACCAATGCCGATCGCTTCATGACAAAA CGCTGTAAGGAGTGTTTGAACAGGCTGGCCATAGCTGTAATGAACCAGTGGCCAGGGGTGCACCTACGAGTAACAGAGGCCTGGGACGAGGATGGTCACCACCCTCCTGGATCTCTCCACTATGAAGGTCGTGCTGTGGACATCACCACCGATGACAGGGAAACGGACAAGTACGGACTGCTCGCCCAGCTGGCTGTGGAGGCGGGCTTTGACTGGGTCCACTACGAGTCCAAATATCACATCCACTGCTCTGTAAAAGCTG ATCACTCTGTTGCAGTGGAAAAGGGAGGCTGTTTCCCAGGCTGGGCCCGGGTGACAGTTGCTGGAGGCCGGCAGAAGACCTTATCATCACTGACCCCTGGGGACAAAGTCATGGCCGTGTCTACGACAGGCCAAATAGTATTTAGCCCATTCCTGTTGTTTCTGCACCGGGATCAAGAAGCCCGGTCCACTGTTCTGTCTCTGAAGACAGAAGACAGTCATAGATTGGCTGTCACTCCACATCACTTGGTCTTCTTAGACCCTGACTGCACACGTGACAGCAGTAAGTACAGGGCTTGGTTTGCCAGCAGAGCCAGAACCCAGGACTGTGTTCTGATCCACCGAGCAGACGGTCGGTTACACCATTCTCGCATCATTTCAGTTTCAGTACAAGAGACTATGGGCGTCTATGCACCTTTGACAGAAGATGGAACTTTGTTTGTTGACGGAGTGCTGGTCTCCAGCTACGCAGTAGTGGAAGACCATGCACTTTCACACTGGGCGTTTGGACCTCTGCGACTCCTCTCCTCATTGGAGCGCCTACTATGGGGGGAAACTACACTAGTTAGTTGCACTAACACAACTTCACTTCATTGCGGCACTTTGGTCAAAGAGGACACCGCAGTTTTCTATGTGACGAATAGTTCTATTGGACATCAGGATGTTGATGAGAGACTCAGTCATCAGACATCCAAAGTGCACTGGTATGCTCGCTTACTGTACACTATGGGCTCCATCATTTTACATCCCAACACTTTCCACCCTTAG